One Halichoerus grypus chromosome 1, mHalGry1.hap1.1, whole genome shotgun sequence genomic region harbors:
- the IFNGR2 gene encoding interferon gamma receptor 2 — protein sequence MRPPPSLLSLLLPLLLLLGGRAAAAAPADSRAQLPAPRNPKVHLYNAEQVLSWEPGSLSNDTRPVVYQVQFKYPSDSRWYDTRDIGVDCMNVTTTKCNFTPTSLSNGFPPHFNVSLRVRAKLEDLVSPWLSVPWFLYYWNVTVGPPENVWVTPGEGSLIIRFSSPFDIPASLATFVYYVHYWEKAGIQKVKGPFRSNSIVLNDLKPLREYCLQVKAHLVWTYYNNVSRPGHLSNISCYETTMDATTKLQQVIIIAVGIFLLLLALAGACFFLVLKYKGLIKYWFHSPPSIPSQIEEYLKDPSQPILEALDKDTSPTDDAWDSVSIVSFPEKEQEDVPQSTLTQDSGPVCQPMGQEL from the exons ACTCTCGTGCCCAGCTGCCAGCTCCTCGAAACCCGAAGGTCCACCTGTACAACGCCGAGCAGGTTCTGAGTTGGGAGCCGGGGTCCCTGAGCAACGACACGAGGCCGGTGGTCTACCAGGTGCAGTTCAAATA CCCCTCTGACAGTAGGTGGTACGACACCAGGGACATAGGCGTGGACTGTATGAACGTCACCACGACGAAGTGTAACTTCACCCCAACCAGCCTCTCAAATGGTTTCCCACCACATTTCAACGTCTCTTTACGTGTCCGAGCTAAGTTGGAGGACCTGGTTTCCCCATGGCTATCAGTGCCTTGGTTCCTGTACTATTGGAATG TTACCGTTGGACCTCCTGAGAACGTCTGGGTGACCCCGGGAGAAGGCTCCCTGATCATCAGATTCTCCTCTCCCTTCGAcatccctgcctccctggccacTTTTGTGTACTATGTCCATTACTGGGAAAAGGCAGGAATCCAAAAG GTTAAAGGTCCCTTCAGGAGCAACTCCATTGTGTTGAATGACTTGAAACCCTTAAGAGAATACTGTTTACAAGTGAAGGCGCATCTGGTTTGGACATACTACAACAACGTCTCTAGACCCGGACATTTAAGCAACATATCTTGCTACGAAACAACAATGGATG CCACTACCAAGCTTCAACAAGTCATCATCATTGCCGTGGGCATCTTTCTGTTGCTGTTGGCGCTGGCGGGGGCCTGTTTCTTCCTGGTCCTGAAATACAAAGGCCTGATAAAATACTGGTTTCACTCTCCGCCAAGCATCCCGTCACAAATCGAAGAG TATTTAAAGGACCCGAGCCAGCCTATCTTAGAGGCCCTGGACAAGGACACGTCGCCAACGGATGATGCCTGGGATTCTGTGTCCATCGTTTCGTTTCCAGAGAAGGAGCAAGAAGACGTTCCTCAAAGCACTTTGACCCAAGACTCTGGTCCGGTCTGCCAGCCTATGGGACAAGAGCTCTGA